The following is a genomic window from Phycisphaerae bacterium.
GCGGCGGCTTCGTCTTCGGCATAGCCGCCGCGGCGGTACTCGTCGGCGGCGTCCTCCAGGTGGGCTTGAAGCTCTCTGGCCACATCCATCCGCAGTTCCGGGTCGATCCGCAGCCGCGCGGTCAAACGCCCGACCAATTCCTCAAAGCTGGAATTCGCCATGACTTAGCCTCCTATCAGGCACGCGTTGACCGCGGCGGAAAACTCCTTCCACTCCGCCGTCCGGTGGGCCAGTTCGGCCAGGCCCTTGCCGGTAATGGAGTAGTATTTTCGCGGCCGACCCGCCCCCGGTCCGGAGGCCCCGTCCTGCCATTTGGAGGTGACCAGCCCGTCGGCTTCGAGGCGGTGCAGGGCCGGATACAGCGTGCCTTCACGCCACTCGAACCGCCCGTTGGTCCGGGCGTTGACCACCCGCACGATCTCATACCCGTACATCGGCCGGTCCTTGAGCATGGCCAGCACAATCGGCACCACCGTCCCCTTGATCAGATCCTGCCAGATGTTCATCCCAGAAACTCCTATCCCGTGAGATCAGCCTTCTCCACTATACATCGGACTCCGAGGTATCCAGAGGCCAGTATACCTAGGAATCCAAGGCATGTCAATTGCGTGTTGGTTTTTGAGTCTCAGCGTGCCAGAGGTCATGGGCAACCACCGCGAAATCGAAAAAACCTTGGCAGGAACCTTGACATTTCGGGCCGACTATGATTCCATTGGTGATCCGAACGGATGGGCAGGTAGCTCAGTCGGTAGAGCACGGCACTGAAAATGCCGGTGTCGGCGGTTCAATTCCGCCCCTGCCCATTTCTTTTTGCGCCTCGCC
Proteins encoded in this region:
- a CDS encoding PadR family transcriptional regulator, whose translation is MNIWQDLIKGTVVPIVLAMLKDRPMYGYEIVRVVNARTNGRFEWREGTLYPALHRLEADGLVTSKWQDGASGPGAGRPRKYYSITGKGLAELAHRTAEWKEFSAAVNACLIGG